In Nitrospira sp., one genomic interval encodes:
- a CDS encoding type II toxin-antitoxin system Phd/YefM family antitoxin: protein MRYSSQVKPISYLKANAAEVLTHLAEQREPLVITQNGEAKAVLQDVTSFEETQETLALLKILALGSQDVEAGRVKPMAGVVARLRAKRTTA, encoded by the coding sequence ATGCGCTATTCTTCGCAGGTCAAACCGATCAGCTACCTCAAGGCCAACGCTGCAGAAGTGCTGACGCATCTGGCCGAGCAGCGCGAACCCCTGGTCATCACCCAAAACGGCGAAGCCAAGGCCGTGCTGCAGGATGTCACGTCTTTTGAGGAAACCCAGGAGACGTTGGCGCTGCTCAAGATTTTGGCCCTTGGCAGCCAGGACGTGGAGGCAGGCCGGGTCAAGCCTATGGCCGGCGTGGTGGCGCGTCTGCGCGCAAAGCGGACCACGGCCTGA
- a CDS encoding type II toxin-antitoxin system RelE/ParE family toxin codes for MVSRPKRYEVLLTQGAEQDLESICDYIAEFDCVANANDVLDRLMVVVEGLAQFPERGSYPKELMALGIKEYRQTALKPYRVIYRVIGRQVVIYLIIDGRRDMQSLLARRLLGA; via the coding sequence ATGGTCAGCAGACCGAAGCGCTACGAGGTTCTGCTCACCCAGGGCGCGGAGCAGGACCTGGAGTCCATCTGCGATTACATCGCTGAATTCGACTGCGTGGCCAACGCCAACGACGTGCTTGACCGGTTGATGGTGGTCGTGGAGGGGCTGGCTCAGTTCCCCGAACGTGGCAGCTACCCAAAAGAACTTATGGCACTGGGCATCAAGGAGTACCGCCAGACTGCGCTCAAGCCCTACCGCGTGATCTACCGCGTCATCGGCAGGCAAGTCGTCATCTACCTCATCATCGATGGGCGTCGGGACATGCAGTCCCTGCTGGCTCGCCGTTTGCTCGGCGCTTGA
- a CDS encoding MFS transporter yields the protein MPGHRTHVCAEKRRTLVVDRAQTASVRWILASLSLSVLLSSIGTSIANVSLPTLAQAFGASFQQVQWVVLAYLVAITTMIVSVGRLGDIMGRRRLLMVGVALFTVASALCGSAPTLWLLIVARAAQGLGAAIMMALTMAFVGDTVPKARVGSAMGLLGTMSAAGTALGPSLGGLLISALGWRAIFLINVPLGLTILVLIHRYLPVDEHRQKPEQPGFDYVGTLLLAVTLAAYALAMTVGRGNFGTRNMGLLVTALLGIGLFIVAEGRAGSPLIRLTLFRNVLLSASLSMSLLVSTVMMATLVVGPFYLSQTLGLSAVRLGLVLSIGPLFAALAGVPAGRLADDFGTHRMTVVGLISLAAGCFMLSMLPTAWGIVGYIAPIVVITVGYALFQTANNTAVMMDIHPDQRGVISGLLNLSRNLGLITGASVMGALFTFASGVPDITTAPPEAVATGMRATFAIAGLLILVALAIAVGSRASGMRSVLVQDVSTCR from the coding sequence CTGCCCGGCCACAGAACGCATGTATGTGCTGAGAAAAGGAGGACGCTAGTGGTGGACAGAGCGCAAACGGCTTCGGTTCGATGGATTCTCGCCAGCCTGTCCTTGTCCGTGTTGCTGTCCTCGATTGGGACGAGCATTGCGAACGTGAGCTTGCCGACCTTGGCGCAGGCGTTCGGCGCCTCCTTTCAGCAGGTGCAATGGGTCGTGCTCGCCTATCTCGTCGCCATTACGACCATGATCGTCAGCGTCGGACGGCTCGGCGACATCATGGGGCGTCGGCGACTGCTGATGGTGGGCGTCGCCTTGTTCACCGTGGCTTCCGCGCTCTGCGGAAGCGCACCCACGTTGTGGCTGCTCATCGTCGCCCGAGCAGCGCAGGGGCTCGGGGCCGCCATTATGATGGCCCTGACTATGGCCTTTGTCGGTGACACGGTGCCCAAAGCCAGGGTCGGCAGTGCGATGGGGCTGCTTGGCACGATGTCCGCAGCCGGTACCGCACTGGGCCCTTCCCTCGGTGGCCTGCTGATTTCAGCACTTGGCTGGCGGGCTATTTTTCTCATCAATGTGCCGCTGGGCCTCACCATTCTGGTGCTCATCCATCGCTACCTCCCGGTCGATGAGCATCGGCAGAAGCCGGAACAGCCTGGGTTCGACTATGTGGGTACCCTCCTGCTGGCGGTGACGCTCGCGGCCTATGCCCTAGCGATGACGGTTGGGCGCGGCAACTTTGGAACACGCAACATGGGGCTGCTGGTGACGGCCCTGCTCGGCATCGGCCTCTTCATCGTCGCCGAGGGACGGGCCGGTTCACCGTTGATCCGGTTGACGCTGTTCCGCAATGTGTTATTGAGCGCAAGTCTCTCCATGAGCCTGCTCGTCTCGACCGTGATGATGGCGACCCTCGTGGTCGGGCCCTTCTATCTCTCGCAAACGCTCGGGCTGAGCGCGGTTCGTTTGGGGCTGGTGTTGTCGATCGGTCCCCTCTTCGCCGCGCTGGCTGGGGTACCGGCTGGGCGGCTGGCAGACGATTTCGGCACTCATCGCATGACCGTCGTGGGGCTGATCAGTCTCGCGGCCGGTTGCTTCATGCTCTCCATGCTGCCGACGGCATGGGGGATTGTCGGCTACATCGCCCCCATCGTCGTCATCACGGTCGGCTATGCGCTGTTCCAGACGGCCAACAACACGGCGGTGATGATGGACATTCATCCCGACCAGCGGGGCGTGATCTCCGGCCTGCTCAACCTCTCGCGTAACCTCGGGCTCATCACCGGCGCATCCGTCATGGGTGCCCTGTTCACTTTCGCGTCGGGGGTGCCCGATATCACCACGGCCCCTCCCGAAGCCGTCGCGACGGGGATGCGAGCCACGTTCGCCATTGCGGGACTGCTGATCCTTGTCGCGCTGGCAATTGCGGTTGGCAGCCGGGCATCGGGAATGCGATCCGTGCTGGTTCAAGACGTATCGACGTGCCGATGA
- the tmpT gene encoding thiopurine S-methyltransferase, which produces MEPQFWHDRWASNEIGFHKSEANPLLVKYVDALSLAKGCRMFLPLCGKTLDIGWLLSRGYRVAGAELSAIAIEQLFAELGLIPVITRVGRLDHYRAPQLDIFVGDIFEVTLGQLGPVDAIYDRAALVALPPPMRGRYAAHLATLTAHAPQLLISFEYDQRMMEGPPFSVGEEEIRQHYGRQYDITVLASLDVPGGLKGRCPATERMYVLRKGGR; this is translated from the coding sequence TCGGTGGGCAAGCAATGAAATCGGTTTTCACAAGAGTGAAGCCAATCCGCTGCTCGTGAAATATGTCGATGCACTGTCGCTGGCGAAGGGCTGCCGTATGTTCCTGCCGTTGTGCGGCAAGACGCTCGATATCGGGTGGTTGCTGTCTCGCGGCTATCGGGTGGCCGGGGCGGAATTGAGTGCCATCGCCATCGAGCAATTGTTCGCGGAACTCGGCCTGATACCGGTGATCACCAGAGTCGGCAGACTCGATCATTACCGTGCCCCGCAGCTCGACATTTTCGTGGGCGACATCTTTGAGGTGACGCTTGGGCAGCTGGGTCCGGTGGACGCGATCTACGATCGAGCGGCGTTAGTCGCCCTCCCGCCACCGATGCGCGGTCGATACGCGGCTCATCTCGCGACGCTCACCGCGCATGCGCCGCAACTGCTCATCTCCTTTGAGTATGACCAGCGGATGATGGAGGGCCCGCCCTTCTCGGTCGGCGAAGAGGAGATCCGACAGCACTATGGTCGGCAATATGACATCACGGTCCTGGCCAGCCTCGATGTCCCCGGTGGCCTCAAAGGACGCTGCCCGGCCACAGAACGCATGTATGTGCTGAGAAAAGGAGGACGCTAG
- a CDS encoding glycoside hydrolase family 15 protein — MYPYGLIGNCHVSAHIHESGSVDWLCLPRPDSDPVFGRMLDPEGGHFSISSPTSSNQVKTTQRYLPNTNILVTEVSTSKGDTFKITDFCPRFEQYGRIYRPAALFRIVEPLAGTPSIRVSCRPVTGWEKDYARGMRGNSHVRYDIRGEYLRLLTNMPLTYLYEERPFALTEKTYFALTWGLGIEDDLAKVSQEFLDQTTRYWRMWVKHCSIPVLYQEEVIRSALALKLHCYEDTGAILAALTTSLPEEPGGPRNWDYRYCWLRDAYFSLTAFQNLGHFEEMEGFLKFLLNIAYTHEHSRERLAPVYTLSQDLPLPETEHANWAGFQGSAPVRSQNQAAEHIQNDVYGELVLALAPIFCDNRFYDLRTRDQEQLVANLARLCERTIAQPDAGLWEIRNGWQEHSFSNLMCWAGLDRAHRMQQAGFLPSVTFDIGTARARAAQALLNAAKNGALRNGPNDDTYDASLAQAPILGFPNREVCEATMKHIAQELAVQTNGKDTGFYFRYLRTDDFGRPQSSFVICSFWVVQALARLGRMEEAQRIMAQVLTGANYLGLFSEHFVPETRMQLGNFPQAYSHVGLINAAFAVSPSWATVL, encoded by the coding sequence ATGTACCCGTACGGACTCATCGGCAACTGCCACGTTTCGGCCCACATCCACGAAAGCGGCTCGGTCGACTGGCTGTGCCTGCCCAGGCCCGACAGTGACCCCGTCTTCGGTCGGATGCTGGACCCGGAGGGGGGCCATTTCTCCATATCAAGCCCTACGTCCTCCAACCAAGTCAAGACGACGCAGCGCTACCTTCCCAATACAAATATTCTGGTGACGGAGGTGTCTACGTCCAAAGGGGACACCTTCAAGATCACGGACTTTTGTCCGCGTTTCGAACAGTACGGTCGGATCTATCGGCCCGCCGCCCTCTTTCGCATCGTGGAGCCCCTGGCCGGCACCCCGTCGATCCGCGTGAGCTGCCGTCCCGTCACCGGATGGGAGAAGGACTACGCCCGCGGCATGCGCGGCAACAGCCATGTGCGGTACGACATCCGGGGAGAGTACCTCCGGCTGCTGACCAACATGCCCTTGACCTACCTATACGAAGAACGCCCCTTCGCCCTCACCGAGAAGACCTACTTCGCCCTCACCTGGGGCCTGGGCATCGAGGATGATCTAGCCAAGGTCAGCCAAGAGTTTCTCGACCAGACGACGCGCTATTGGCGCATGTGGGTGAAACATTGTTCGATTCCCGTCCTGTACCAGGAAGAAGTCATCCGCTCCGCCCTCGCCCTCAAACTCCATTGCTACGAAGACACCGGCGCCATCCTGGCAGCCTTGACTACCAGTCTCCCGGAGGAGCCGGGTGGTCCCCGCAATTGGGACTATCGCTACTGCTGGCTGCGCGACGCCTATTTTTCCCTCACGGCCTTTCAAAACCTCGGCCACTTCGAGGAGATGGAAGGCTTTCTGAAGTTCTTGCTCAATATCGCCTATACTCACGAACATTCCCGTGAGCGCCTCGCCCCCGTCTATACCTTGAGCCAAGACCTGCCGCTGCCCGAGACGGAACATGCGAACTGGGCGGGCTTCCAGGGAAGCGCCCCGGTGCGCAGCCAGAACCAAGCCGCCGAACATATCCAAAACGACGTGTACGGCGAACTCGTCCTCGCTTTGGCTCCGATCTTCTGCGACAACCGCTTTTACGATCTCCGCACCAGAGACCAGGAGCAGCTCGTCGCGAACCTCGCTCGGCTCTGCGAGCGCACCATCGCGCAGCCGGACGCGGGCTTGTGGGAAATTCGCAACGGGTGGCAGGAACATTCCTTCTCCAACCTGATGTGTTGGGCCGGGCTCGACCGCGCCCACCGCATGCAGCAGGCGGGATTCCTGCCGTCGGTCACGTTCGACATCGGCACGGCCCGCGCGCGGGCGGCGCAAGCCCTGCTCAATGCCGCCAAAAACGGGGCACTGCGGAACGGGCCCAACGACGACACCTACGATGCCTCCTTGGCCCAGGCCCCCATCCTGGGGTTCCCCAATCGGGAGGTCTGCGAAGCGACGATGAAGCACATCGCCCAGGAACTGGCCGTTCAAACGAACGGCAAGGACACGGGCTTCTACTTCCGCTACCTACGGACCGATGATTTCGGGCGACCGCAGTCCAGCTTCGTCATCTGTTCATTTTGGGTGGTGCAGGCCTTGGCGAGACTGGGGCGCATGGAAGAAGCTCAGCGGATCATGGCGCAAGTCCTCACCGGCGCCAACTACCTCGGGCTCTTCTCCGAACACTTCGTGCCCGAGACCCGCATGCAACTCGGCAACTTTCCTCAGGCCTATTCCCACGTCGGCCTCATCAACGCCGCCTTCGCCGTCAGCCCATCCTGGGCCACAGTGCTGTAA
- a CDS encoding McrC family protein yields the protein MNNIMVYEFDTLTGNSVGIKGADGAHLIPNRVYQWLEDRCLRAAEKGDAVWLRLAQRRGCRVVQVTSFVGVIRAPDGYQIEVLPKVGKAIGGGYSEARELLVEMLSCLGGFRHIQTDSAKLLARRMPLLEVFISEFLCAVEHVVKRGLRSDYREQQDNLFALRGKLQMAAHLRQNLCRRDRFITEFDEFSPNRPENRLLHAALRCALAWTASQANQQLARELCFVFADIPTSDGPDTDFGRVRLDRGMAHYDAALAWTRLILQGESPLTGSGDHRAPSLLFPMETVFEAFVAKHLARQLRSGCTLRAQARQFSLVRHQGQNWFLLKPDVLVQDSGDNRLVLDTKWKLIDSLNANRSGKYELDQGDFYQLYAYGQNYLDGQGDVVLIYPKTDAFAQALPVFEFPKSAALRLWVLPFCLRDKRLLLPSCGSLGACFKPQSPAD from the coding sequence ATGAACAACATCATGGTCTACGAGTTCGACACGCTAACGGGGAACAGTGTGGGCATCAAGGGCGCCGACGGTGCACATCTCATCCCGAACAGGGTGTATCAGTGGCTTGAGGACCGGTGCTTGCGGGCAGCTGAGAAAGGTGACGCTGTGTGGCTGCGCCTTGCCCAGCGCCGTGGTTGTCGCGTCGTGCAAGTCACCAGCTTCGTCGGCGTGATCCGCGCCCCGGATGGCTATCAGATCGAGGTCTTGCCCAAGGTCGGAAAGGCTATCGGGGGTGGCTATAGTGAGGCGAGAGAACTGCTGGTCGAGATGCTGAGCTGCCTGGGTGGCTTCCGCCACATCCAGACTGACAGCGCCAAGCTGCTGGCCCGACGGATGCCCTTGCTGGAGGTGTTCATCAGTGAGTTTCTGTGCGCCGTTGAGCACGTCGTCAAGCGTGGCCTACGCAGCGATTACCGTGAACAGCAAGACAACCTGTTTGCTCTGCGCGGCAAGCTGCAGATGGCCGCACACCTGCGGCAAAACCTGTGTCGGCGTGACCGCTTCATTACCGAATTCGACGAATTTTCTCCCAACCGACCAGAAAACCGCTTGCTGCACGCGGCGCTGCGGTGCGCACTAGCGTGGACGGCCTCGCAGGCCAACCAGCAATTGGCACGGGAGCTGTGTTTCGTGTTCGCCGATATTCCTACATCGGATGGGCCAGACACAGATTTCGGACGGGTGCGCCTCGATCGCGGCATGGCGCATTACGACGCGGCGCTGGCCTGGACCCGTTTGATTCTGCAGGGTGAATCCCCGCTTACCGGCAGCGGCGATCATCGTGCACCGTCTCTGCTGTTCCCAATGGAGACCGTGTTCGAGGCCTTCGTCGCCAAGCATCTGGCCCGGCAACTACGGTCAGGTTGCACGCTGCGCGCGCAGGCACGACAGTTCTCGCTGGTCAGACATCAAGGCCAGAACTGGTTCTTGCTCAAACCCGATGTACTCGTTCAGGATTCGGGCGACAACCGTCTGGTGTTGGACACCAAGTGGAAATTGATCGACAGCCTCAATGCCAACCGTTCAGGCAAGTACGAGCTGGATCAGGGCGACTTCTATCAGCTGTATGCCTACGGCCAGAACTATCTCGATGGCCAAGGTGACGTGGTGCTGATCTATCCCAAAACGGATGCCTTCGCCCAGGCGTTGCCCGTATTCGAGTTCCCAAAATCTGCCGCACTGCGTCTGTGGGTACTGCCGTTTTGTTTGCGCGACAAGAGGCTGTTGCTGCCGTCCTGCGGCAGCCTGGGTGCGTGTTTCAAGCCCCAATCCCCTGCAGATTAG
- a CDS encoding FABP family protein, with the protein MGDELLAHLGPLAALAGVWEGDKGEDVAPSDDRGTEHNAYRERLTFIPFGPVINHEQRLYGLRYSTIAWRLGEESPFHEETGYWLWDAAAKQVLRCFIVPRGVTVLAGGTAEPDAVSFDLSAEVGSDTYGICSNKFLDEEFKTVRYTLTITMHGPDSFSYREDTQLKMKGRAELFHHTDANRVTRVG; encoded by the coding sequence ATGGGTGACGAGTTGCTTGCGCATCTGGGTCCGTTGGCCGCTTTGGCCGGGGTGTGGGAGGGAGACAAGGGTGAGGATGTGGCTCCGTCCGACGACCGGGGCACCGAACACAATGCTTACCGCGAACGGCTGACGTTCATCCCCTTCGGCCCCGTTATCAATCATGAGCAACGCCTGTACGGCCTGCGCTATTCCACCATCGCCTGGCGCCTGGGGGAAGAATCGCCCTTCCACGAGGAAACGGGGTACTGGCTCTGGGACGCGGCGGCGAAGCAGGTGCTGCGCTGCTTTATCGTGCCGCGCGGCGTGACGGTCTTGGCGGGCGGGACGGCCGAGCCCGACGCGGTGTCGTTCGACCTGTCGGCGGAAGTCGGGTCGGACACGTACGGCATCTGCTCCAACAAGTTTCTCGATGAGGAATTCAAGACCGTGCGGTACACCCTCACGATCACGATGCACGGGCCCGACAGCTTCAGCTATCGGGAAGATACGCAACTGAAGATGAAGGGCCGGGCCGAGCTGTTCCACCACACCGATGCCAATCGGGTGACCAGGGTTGGATAG